The Sciurus carolinensis chromosome 18, mSciCar1.2, whole genome shotgun sequence genome contains a region encoding:
- the LOC124970627 gene encoding keratin-associated protein 4-3-like — MVHLHPSCCTLVHLHPGPPAHLSHWALVHLRPSLCALFHLCPSLCTLVHLRPSLCALVQLRPSLCTLVHLRPSLCTLVHLRPSLCALFHLCPYLCTLVHLRSSFCALIHLCPGPPAPFPLHPGPPAPTPLHPDPPAPCSPCPSLCALIHLRPGPPAPIPLRPGAPAPRSTCSLSTCAHPSAPWSTCAHPSAPWSTCALVHLCPSLCALIHLHPSRCALVHLRPSLCALVHLRPSTCALVHLRPSLCALVLTCALIRLHPDPPAP, encoded by the coding sequence ATGGTCCATTTGCACCCATCGTGCTGCACCCTGGTCCACCTGCACCCTGGTCCACCTGCGCACTTATCCCACTGGGCCCTGGTTCACCTGCGCCCATCCCTCTGCGCCCTGTTCCACCTGTGCCCATCCCTCTGCACCCTGGTCCACCTGCGTCCATCCCTCTGTGCCCTGGTCCAGCTGCGCCCATCCCTCTGCACCCTGGTCCACCTGCGCCCATCCCTCTGCACCCTGGTCCACCTGCGCCCATCCCTCTGCGCCCTGTTCCACCTGTGCCCATACCTCTGTACCCTGGTCCACTTGCGCTCATCCTTCTGCGCCCTGATCCACCTGTGCCCTGGTCCACCTGCACCCTTCCCTCTGCACCCTGGTCCACCTGCGCCCACCCCACTGCACCCTGATCCACCTGCGCCCTGTTCCCCGTGCCCATCCCTCTGTGCCCTGATCCACCTGCGCCCTGGTCCACCTGCGCCCATTCCTCTGCGGCCTGGTGCACCTGCGCCCCGGTCCACCTGCTCCCTGTCCACCTGCGCCCATCCCTCTGCACCCTGGTCCACCTGCGCCCATCCCTCTGCACCCTGGTCCACCTGCGCCCTGGTACACCTGTGCCCATCCCTCTGCGCCCTGATCCACCTGCACCCATCCCGCTGTGCCCTGGTCCACCTGCGCCCATCCCTCTGTGCCCTGGTCCACCTGCGTCCATCCACCTGCGCCCTGGTCCACCTGCGCCCATCCCTCTGTGCCCTGGTCCTAACCTGCGCACTCATTCGGCTGCACCCTGATCCACCTGCACCCTGA